From a region of the Pongo abelii isolate AG06213 chromosome 9, NHGRI_mPonAbe1-v2.0_pri, whole genome shotgun sequence genome:
- the STARD10 gene encoding START domain-containing protein 10 isoform X1, translating to MEKPAASTEPQGPRPVLGRESVQVPDDQDFRSFRSECEAEVGWNLTYSKAGVSVWVQAVEMDRTLHKIKCRMECRDVPAETLYDVLHDIEYRKKWDSNVIETFDIARLTVNADVGYYSWRCPKPLKNRDVITLRSWLPMGADYIIMNYSVKHPKYPPRKDLVRAVSIQTGYLIQSTGPKSCVITYLAQVDPKGHEEDVQGVPQVPRVEAEAPASLQAVAAPGAEPVAEPGAVGAVGAACGLTGEHRRERGGREQRGADGRRGRRGQRRRHLAHLSAAPLQGRRQDRASPGAAAAPALSPLPHPAPPGGTGPGPGGCCSLAGQSPNKRSHSLSRLITVPASHLPHGRCRGPLRLPLILLRLLIIRPLILPASPHFPLCSGEETGFITAPLLSILCSILCPYLSSCPC from the exons ATGGAGAAGCCGGCGGCCTCTACAGAGCCCCAAGGGCCTCGGCCGGTCCTGGGCCGTGAGAGTGTCCAGGTGCCCGATGACCAAGACTTTCGCAGCTTCCGGTCAGagtgtgaggctgaggtgggctggaACCTGACCTACAGCAAGGCTGGGGTGTCTGTCTGGGTGCAGGCTGTGGAGATGGATCGGACGCTGCACAAGATCAAG TGCCGGATGGAGTGCCGTGATGTGCCAGCCGAGACACTCTACGACGTCCTACACGACATTGAGTACCGCAAGAAATGGGACAGCAACGTCATTGAGACTTTTGACATCGCCCGCTTGACAGTCAATGCTGACGTGGGCTATTACTCCT GGAGGTGTCCCAAGCCCCTGAAGAACCGTGATGTCATCACCCTCCGCTCCTGGCTCCCCATGGGCGCTGATTACATCATTATGAACTACTCAGTCAAACATCCC AAATACCCACCTCGGAAAGACTTGGTCCGAGCTGTGTCCATCCAGACGGGCTACCTCATCCAGAGCACAGGGCCCAAGAGCTGCGTCATCACCTACCTGGCCCAGGTGGACCCCAAAG GCCATGAAGAAGATGTACAAGGCGTGCCTCAAGTACCCCGAGTGGAAGCAGAAGCACCTGCCTCACTTCAAGCCGTGGCTGCACCCGGAGCAGAGCCCGTTGCCGAGCCTGGCGCTGTCGGAGCTGTCGGTGCAGCATGCGGACTCACTGGAGAACATCGACGAGAGCGCGGTGGCCGAGAGCAGAGAGGAGCGGATGGGCGGCGCGGGCGGCGAGGGCAGCGACGACGACACCTCGCTCACCTGAGCGCCGCACCGCTTCAGGGACGGAGACAGGACCGGGCGAGCCCTGGGGCGGCGGCTGCTCCTGCgctttctcccctcccccacccggcACCTCCTGGTGGCACCGGGCCGGGCCCAGGCGGGTGCTGCAGCCTGGCTGGACAGAGCCCCAATAAACGATCCCACAGTCTCAGCCGGCTCATCACTGTGCCTGCTTCCCACCTGCCTCATGGCCGCTGCCGCGGTCCCCTGCGTCTGCCCTTAATTTTGTTAAGGTTATTGATCATCCGGCCGTTGATCCTTCCAGCATCTCCTCATTTCCCATTGTGTAGCGGGGAAGAGACGGGGTTTATCACTGCCCCACTCCTGTCCATACTCTGTTCCATTCTCTGCCCGTATCTGTCCAGCTGTCCTTGTTGA
- the STARD10 gene encoding START domain-containing protein 10 isoform X2, which translates to MRLILSRVLLEVLGRRKENLREAKNSPRAPRRGPRKVASASAAASTLSEPPRRTQESRTRTRALGLPTLPMEKPAASTEPQGPRPVLGRESVQVPDDQDFRSFRSECEAEVGWNLTYSKAGVSVWVQAVEMDRTLHKIKCRMECRDVPAETLYDVLHDIEYRKKWDSNVIETFDIARLTVNADVGYYSWRCPKPLKNRDVITLRSWLPMGADYIIMNYSVKHPKYPPRKDLVRAVSIQTGYLIQSTGPKSCVITYLAQVDPKGSLPKWVVNKSSQFLAPKAMKKMYKACLKYPEWKQKHLPHFKPWLHPEQSPLPSLALSELSVQHADSLENIDESAVAESREERMGGAGGEGSDDDTSLT; encoded by the exons GTCCCAGGAAGGTGGCGTCAGCATCTGCAGCCGCGTCGACGTTGTCGGAGCCTCCGCGGAGGACCCAGGAGAGCCGGACTAGGACCAGGGCCCTGGGCCTCCCCACACTCCCCATGGAGAAGCCGGCGGCCTCTACAGAGCCCCAAGGGCCTCGGCCGGTCCTGGGCCGTGAGAGTGTCCAGGTGCCCGATGACCAAGACTTTCGCAGCTTCCGGTCAGagtgtgaggctgaggtgggctggaACCTGACCTACAGCAAGGCTGGGGTGTCTGTCTGGGTGCAGGCTGTGGAGATGGATCGGACGCTGCACAAGATCAAG TGCCGGATGGAGTGCCGTGATGTGCCAGCCGAGACACTCTACGACGTCCTACACGACATTGAGTACCGCAAGAAATGGGACAGCAACGTCATTGAGACTTTTGACATCGCCCGCTTGACAGTCAATGCTGACGTGGGCTATTACTCCT GGAGGTGTCCCAAGCCCCTGAAGAACCGTGATGTCATCACCCTCCGCTCCTGGCTCCCCATGGGCGCTGATTACATCATTATGAACTACTCAGTCAAACATCCC AAATACCCACCTCGGAAAGACTTGGTCCGAGCTGTGTCCATCCAGACGGGCTACCTCATCCAGAGCACAGGGCCCAAGAGCTGCGTCATCACCTACCTGGCCCAGGTGGACCCCAAAG GCTCCTTACCCAAGTGGGTGGTGAATAAATCTTCTCAGTTCCTGGCTCCCAAG GCCATGAAGAAGATGTACAAGGCGTGCCTCAAGTACCCCGAGTGGAAGCAGAAGCACCTGCCTCACTTCAAGCCGTGGCTGCACCCGGAGCAGAGCCCGTTGCCGAGCCTGGCGCTGTCGGAGCTGTCGGTGCAGCATGCGGACTCACTGGAGAACATCGACGAGAGCGCGGTGGCCGAGAGCAGAGAGGAGCGGATGGGCGGCGCGGGCGGCGAGGGCAGCGACGACGACACCTCGCTCACCTGA
- the STARD10 gene encoding START domain-containing protein 10 isoform X3 — translation MEKPAASTEPQGPRPVLGRESVQVPDDQDFRSFRSECEAEVGWNLTYSKAGVSVWVQAVEMDRTLHKIKCRMECRDVPAETLYDVLHDIEYRKKWDSNVIETFDIARLTVNADVGYYSWRCPKPLKNRDVITLRSWLPMGADYIIMNYSVKHPKYPPRKDLVRAVSIQTGYLIQSTGPKSCVITYLAQVDPKGSLPKWVVNKSSQFLAPKAMKKMYKACLKYPEWKQKHLPHFKPWLHPEQSPLPSLALSELSVQHADSLENIDESAVAESREERMGGAGGEGSDDDTSLT, via the exons ATGGAGAAGCCGGCGGCCTCTACAGAGCCCCAAGGGCCTCGGCCGGTCCTGGGCCGTGAGAGTGTCCAGGTGCCCGATGACCAAGACTTTCGCAGCTTCCGGTCAGagtgtgaggctgaggtgggctggaACCTGACCTACAGCAAGGCTGGGGTGTCTGTCTGGGTGCAGGCTGTGGAGATGGATCGGACGCTGCACAAGATCAAG TGCCGGATGGAGTGCCGTGATGTGCCAGCCGAGACACTCTACGACGTCCTACACGACATTGAGTACCGCAAGAAATGGGACAGCAACGTCATTGAGACTTTTGACATCGCCCGCTTGACAGTCAATGCTGACGTGGGCTATTACTCCT GGAGGTGTCCCAAGCCCCTGAAGAACCGTGATGTCATCACCCTCCGCTCCTGGCTCCCCATGGGCGCTGATTACATCATTATGAACTACTCAGTCAAACATCCC AAATACCCACCTCGGAAAGACTTGGTCCGAGCTGTGTCCATCCAGACGGGCTACCTCATCCAGAGCACAGGGCCCAAGAGCTGCGTCATCACCTACCTGGCCCAGGTGGACCCCAAAG GCTCCTTACCCAAGTGGGTGGTGAATAAATCTTCTCAGTTCCTGGCTCCCAAG GCCATGAAGAAGATGTACAAGGCGTGCCTCAAGTACCCCGAGTGGAAGCAGAAGCACCTGCCTCACTTCAAGCCGTGGCTGCACCCGGAGCAGAGCCCGTTGCCGAGCCTGGCGCTGTCGGAGCTGTCGGTGCAGCATGCGGACTCACTGGAGAACATCGACGAGAGCGCGGTGGCCGAGAGCAGAGAGGAGCGGATGGGCGGCGCGGGCGGCGAGGGCAGCGACGACGACACCTCGCTCACCTGA